Proteins encoded by one window of Lacerta agilis isolate rLacAgi1 chromosome 11, rLacAgi1.pri, whole genome shotgun sequence:
- the C11H18orf25 gene encoding uncharacterized protein C18orf25 homolog isoform X2 produces MKMEAADKVEELIDPEVPSKLPEKQEAALCEEGPVELEMHAQKESGAAVEDSTVLASMPCLLMELRRDSSESQLASTESDKPTAGRVYESDSSNHCMLSPSSSGHLADSDTLSSAEENEPSQAEATIEGDASAVSGSTVGRKSRRSRSESETSTMAAKKNRQSSDKQNGRVAKVKGHRSQKHKERIRLLRQKREAAARKKYNLLQDSSTSDSDLTCDSSTSSSDDDEEVSGSSKTITAEIPDGAPVVAHYDISDTNSDPEVVNVDNLLAAAVVQEHNSSVAKQDTGPTWRTRGLLEELNAETDHLNAGFLASGKAPSSNTQVNEEINIASSDSEVEIVGVQEHARKEVFQAAGEKSIPDIGRSESRGGSDVPAEEEANEVSKGKMRPSSGRSDSECVFPETRIRPAVHPAI; encoded by the exons ATGAAGATGGAGGCAGCAGACAAAGTAGAAGAACTCATTGACCCAGAGGTTCCATCAAAACTCCCAGAAAAACAAGAAGCAGCTCTGTGTGAAGAGGGACCTGTAGAACTAGAAATGCATGCCCAGAAAGAGAGCGGAGCTGCTGTGGAAGATTCAACTGTGCTTGCTTCGATGCCATGCTTGCTGATGGAACTGAGACGAGACTCGTCAGAATCTCAGCTAGCATCAACAGAGAGTGACAAACCAACAGCTGGCCGTGTTTATGAGAGTGACTCTTCCAACCATTGCATGCTGTCCCCTTCTTCCAGTGGGCACTTGGCTGATTCAGACACTCTGTCTTCTGCAGAAGAGAATGAGCCCAGCCAAGCTGAAGCAACTATAGAAGGAGATGCTTCTGCAGTATCAGGGTCTACTGTTGGGAGGAAATCCAGGCGGTCAAGGTCGGAGAGTGAAACCTCAACAATGGCTGCCAAGAAAAACCGGCAGTCTAGTGATAAGCAGAATGGTCGTGTCGCTAAGGTCAAAGGTCATCGGAGCCAAAAGCACAAAGAGAGAATTCGGTTATTGAGGCAGAAACGGGAGGCGGCTGCCCGCAAGAAATACAACCTGCTGCAGGACAGCAGTACCAGTGATAGTGACCTGACCTGTGACTCAAGCACGAGTTCatcagatgatgatgaagaagttTCAGGGAGCAGCAAGACAATCACTGCAGAGATACCAG ATGGAGCTCCGGTTGTGGCTCACTATGATATCTCGGACACAAATTCCGACCCGGAAGTGGTGAATGTAGACAATCTATTGGCAGCTGCGGTAGTCCAAGAGCACAACAGTTCTGTCGCTAAACAGGACACTGGGCCTACTTGGAGGACGAGAGGGCTGCTAGAAGAGCTGAATGCTGAGACAG ATCACTTGAATGCTGGATTCCTGGCAAGCGGCAAAGCCCCCAGCAGCAACACCCAGGTCAATGAAGAAATCAATATAGCATCATCAGATAGCGAGGTGGAGATCGTGGGAGTTCAGGAACACGCCAG gaaagAAGTGTTTCAAGCGGCAGGGGAGAAAAGCATTCCAGACATAGGGAGAAGTGAAAGCAGAGGAGGAAGTGATGTGCCAGCAGAGGAGGAAGCCAATGAGGTGTCAAAAGGCAAG ATGCGTCCATCCTCGGGGAGGAGTGATTCAGAGTGTGTCTTCCCGGAAACACGGATCAGGCCTGCAGTGCACCCGGCAATCTGA
- the C11H18orf25 gene encoding uncharacterized protein C18orf25 homolog isoform X1, whose translation MKMEAADKVEELIDPEVPSKLPEKQEAALCEEGPVELEMHAQKESGAAVEDSTVLASMPCLLMELRRDSSESQLASTESDKPTAGRVYESDSSNHCMLSPSSSGHLADSDTLSSAEENEPSQAEATIEGDASAVSGSTVGRKSRRSRSESETSTMAAKKNRQSSDKQNGRVAKVKGHRSQKHKERIRLLRQKREAAARKKYNLLQDSSTSDSDLTCDSSTSSSDDDEEVSGSSKTITAEIPDGAPVVAHYDISDTNSDPEVVNVDNLLAAAVVQEHNSSVAKQDTGPTWRTRGLLEELNAETDHLNAGFLASGKAPSSNTQVNEEINIASSDSEVEIVGVQEHARKEVFQAAGEKSIPDIGRSESRGGSDVPAEEEANEVSKGKARSESEEPFEQRCVHPRGGVIQSVSSRKHGSGLQCTRQSEPWTGVAPPQNWSSPPEVVDLTLDEDSRRKYLL comes from the exons ATGAAGATGGAGGCAGCAGACAAAGTAGAAGAACTCATTGACCCAGAGGTTCCATCAAAACTCCCAGAAAAACAAGAAGCAGCTCTGTGTGAAGAGGGACCTGTAGAACTAGAAATGCATGCCCAGAAAGAGAGCGGAGCTGCTGTGGAAGATTCAACTGTGCTTGCTTCGATGCCATGCTTGCTGATGGAACTGAGACGAGACTCGTCAGAATCTCAGCTAGCATCAACAGAGAGTGACAAACCAACAGCTGGCCGTGTTTATGAGAGTGACTCTTCCAACCATTGCATGCTGTCCCCTTCTTCCAGTGGGCACTTGGCTGATTCAGACACTCTGTCTTCTGCAGAAGAGAATGAGCCCAGCCAAGCTGAAGCAACTATAGAAGGAGATGCTTCTGCAGTATCAGGGTCTACTGTTGGGAGGAAATCCAGGCGGTCAAGGTCGGAGAGTGAAACCTCAACAATGGCTGCCAAGAAAAACCGGCAGTCTAGTGATAAGCAGAATGGTCGTGTCGCTAAGGTCAAAGGTCATCGGAGCCAAAAGCACAAAGAGAGAATTCGGTTATTGAGGCAGAAACGGGAGGCGGCTGCCCGCAAGAAATACAACCTGCTGCAGGACAGCAGTACCAGTGATAGTGACCTGACCTGTGACTCAAGCACGAGTTCatcagatgatgatgaagaagttTCAGGGAGCAGCAAGACAATCACTGCAGAGATACCAG ATGGAGCTCCGGTTGTGGCTCACTATGATATCTCGGACACAAATTCCGACCCGGAAGTGGTGAATGTAGACAATCTATTGGCAGCTGCGGTAGTCCAAGAGCACAACAGTTCTGTCGCTAAACAGGACACTGGGCCTACTTGGAGGACGAGAGGGCTGCTAGAAGAGCTGAATGCTGAGACAG ATCACTTGAATGCTGGATTCCTGGCAAGCGGCAAAGCCCCCAGCAGCAACACCCAGGTCAATGAAGAAATCAATATAGCATCATCAGATAGCGAGGTGGAGATCGTGGGAGTTCAGGAACACGCCAG gaaagAAGTGTTTCAAGCGGCAGGGGAGAAAAGCATTCCAGACATAGGGAGAAGTGAAAGCAGAGGAGGAAGTGATGTGCCAGCAGAGGAGGAAGCCAATGAGGTGTCAAAAGGCAAGGCAAGAAGCGAGAGCGAAGAACCGTTTGAGCAAAG ATGCGTCCATCCTCGGGGAGGAGTGATTCAGAGTGTGTCTTCCCGGAAACACGGATCAGGCCTGCAGTGCACCCGGCAATCTGAGCCATGGACAGGTGTGGCCCCCCCGCAGAATTGGTCTTCGCCGCCCGAAGTGGTGGATCTCACGCTGGACGAGGACAGCAGGCGCAAATACCTACTGTAA
- the C11H18orf25 gene encoding uncharacterized protein C18orf25 homolog isoform X4, giving the protein MKMEAADKVEELIDPEVPSKLPEKQEAALCEEGPVELEMHAQKESGAAVEDSTVLASMPCLLMELRRDSSESQLASTESDKPTAGRVYESDSSNHCMLSPSSSGHLADSDTLSSAEENEPSQAEATIEGDASAVSGSTVGRKSRRSRSESETSTMAAKKNRQSSDKQNGRVAKVKGHRSQKHKERIRLLRQKREAAARKKYNLLQDSSTSDSDLTCDSSTSSSDDDEEVSGSSKTITAEIPDGAPVVAHYDISDTNSDPEVVNVDNLLAAAVVQEHNSSVAKQDTGPTWRTRGLLEELNAETDHLNAGFLASGKAPSSNTQVNEEINIASSDSEVEIVGVQEHARKEVFQAAGEKSIPDIGRSESRGGSDVPAEEEANEVSKDASILGEE; this is encoded by the exons ATGAAGATGGAGGCAGCAGACAAAGTAGAAGAACTCATTGACCCAGAGGTTCCATCAAAACTCCCAGAAAAACAAGAAGCAGCTCTGTGTGAAGAGGGACCTGTAGAACTAGAAATGCATGCCCAGAAAGAGAGCGGAGCTGCTGTGGAAGATTCAACTGTGCTTGCTTCGATGCCATGCTTGCTGATGGAACTGAGACGAGACTCGTCAGAATCTCAGCTAGCATCAACAGAGAGTGACAAACCAACAGCTGGCCGTGTTTATGAGAGTGACTCTTCCAACCATTGCATGCTGTCCCCTTCTTCCAGTGGGCACTTGGCTGATTCAGACACTCTGTCTTCTGCAGAAGAGAATGAGCCCAGCCAAGCTGAAGCAACTATAGAAGGAGATGCTTCTGCAGTATCAGGGTCTACTGTTGGGAGGAAATCCAGGCGGTCAAGGTCGGAGAGTGAAACCTCAACAATGGCTGCCAAGAAAAACCGGCAGTCTAGTGATAAGCAGAATGGTCGTGTCGCTAAGGTCAAAGGTCATCGGAGCCAAAAGCACAAAGAGAGAATTCGGTTATTGAGGCAGAAACGGGAGGCGGCTGCCCGCAAGAAATACAACCTGCTGCAGGACAGCAGTACCAGTGATAGTGACCTGACCTGTGACTCAAGCACGAGTTCatcagatgatgatgaagaagttTCAGGGAGCAGCAAGACAATCACTGCAGAGATACCAG ATGGAGCTCCGGTTGTGGCTCACTATGATATCTCGGACACAAATTCCGACCCGGAAGTGGTGAATGTAGACAATCTATTGGCAGCTGCGGTAGTCCAAGAGCACAACAGTTCTGTCGCTAAACAGGACACTGGGCCTACTTGGAGGACGAGAGGGCTGCTAGAAGAGCTGAATGCTGAGACAG ATCACTTGAATGCTGGATTCCTGGCAAGCGGCAAAGCCCCCAGCAGCAACACCCAGGTCAATGAAGAAATCAATATAGCATCATCAGATAGCGAGGTGGAGATCGTGGGAGTTCAGGAACACGCCAG gaaagAAGTGTTTCAAGCGGCAGGGGAGAAAAGCATTCCAGACATAGGGAGAAGTGAAAGCAGAGGAGGAAGTGATGTGCCAGCAGAGGAGGAAGCCAATGAGGTGTCAAAAG ATGCGTCCATCCTCGGGGAGGAGTGA
- the C11H18orf25 gene encoding uncharacterized protein C18orf25 homolog isoform X3 → MKMEAADKVEELIDPEVPSKLPEKQEAALCEEGPVELEMHAQKESGAAVEDSTVLASMPCLLMELRRDSSESQLASTESDKPTAGRVYESDSSNHCMLSPSSSGHLADSDTLSSAEENEPSQAEATIEGDASAVSGSTVGRKSRRSRSESETSTMAAKKNRQSSDKQNGRVAKVKGHRSQKHKERIRLLRQKREAAARKKYNLLQDSSTSDSDLTCDSSTSSSDDDEEVSGSSKTITAEIPDGAPVVAHYDISDTNSDPEVVNVDNLLAAAVVQEHNSSVAKQDTGPTWRTRGLLEELNAETDHLNAGFLASGKAPSSNTQVNEEINIASSDSEVEIVGVQEHARCVHPRGGVIQSVSSRKHGSGLQCTRQSEPWTGVAPPQNWSSPPEVVDLTLDEDSRRKYLL, encoded by the exons ATGAAGATGGAGGCAGCAGACAAAGTAGAAGAACTCATTGACCCAGAGGTTCCATCAAAACTCCCAGAAAAACAAGAAGCAGCTCTGTGTGAAGAGGGACCTGTAGAACTAGAAATGCATGCCCAGAAAGAGAGCGGAGCTGCTGTGGAAGATTCAACTGTGCTTGCTTCGATGCCATGCTTGCTGATGGAACTGAGACGAGACTCGTCAGAATCTCAGCTAGCATCAACAGAGAGTGACAAACCAACAGCTGGCCGTGTTTATGAGAGTGACTCTTCCAACCATTGCATGCTGTCCCCTTCTTCCAGTGGGCACTTGGCTGATTCAGACACTCTGTCTTCTGCAGAAGAGAATGAGCCCAGCCAAGCTGAAGCAACTATAGAAGGAGATGCTTCTGCAGTATCAGGGTCTACTGTTGGGAGGAAATCCAGGCGGTCAAGGTCGGAGAGTGAAACCTCAACAATGGCTGCCAAGAAAAACCGGCAGTCTAGTGATAAGCAGAATGGTCGTGTCGCTAAGGTCAAAGGTCATCGGAGCCAAAAGCACAAAGAGAGAATTCGGTTATTGAGGCAGAAACGGGAGGCGGCTGCCCGCAAGAAATACAACCTGCTGCAGGACAGCAGTACCAGTGATAGTGACCTGACCTGTGACTCAAGCACGAGTTCatcagatgatgatgaagaagttTCAGGGAGCAGCAAGACAATCACTGCAGAGATACCAG ATGGAGCTCCGGTTGTGGCTCACTATGATATCTCGGACACAAATTCCGACCCGGAAGTGGTGAATGTAGACAATCTATTGGCAGCTGCGGTAGTCCAAGAGCACAACAGTTCTGTCGCTAAACAGGACACTGGGCCTACTTGGAGGACGAGAGGGCTGCTAGAAGAGCTGAATGCTGAGACAG ATCACTTGAATGCTGGATTCCTGGCAAGCGGCAAAGCCCCCAGCAGCAACACCCAGGTCAATGAAGAAATCAATATAGCATCATCAGATAGCGAGGTGGAGATCGTGGGAGTTCAGGAACACGCCAG ATGCGTCCATCCTCGGGGAGGAGTGATTCAGAGTGTGTCTTCCCGGAAACACGGATCAGGCCTGCAGTGCACCCGGCAATCTGAGCCATGGACAGGTGTGGCCCCCCCGCAGAATTGGTCTTCGCCGCCCGAAGTGGTGGATCTCACGCTGGACGAGGACAGCAGGCGCAAATACCTACTGTAA
- the C11H18orf25 gene encoding uncharacterized protein C18orf25 homolog isoform X5, which translates to MKMEAADKVEELIDPEVPSKLPEKQEAALCEEGPVELEMHAQKESGAAVEDSTVLASMPCLLMELRRDSSESQLASTESDKPTAGRVYESDSSNHCMLSPSSSGHLADSDTLSSAEENEPSQAEATIEGDASAVSGSTVGRKSRRSRSESETSTMAAKKNRQSSDKQNGRVAKVKGHRSQKHKERIRLLRQKREAAARKKYNLLQDSSTSDSDLTCDSSTSSSDDDEEVSGSSKTITAEIPAGFSRAGGSGGATREIPGLLDRGTVWDRNCIGSVLEEAMNCFAEMQRQTEEKFRMWIEKLTRLDTDEESKQQLEPREPKVPLAGQRISPATQAGVFVQVPDSQVLPQPPFNSYVSCQNADTATLNNNFPAIFPENGNIAEPNLNQSQT; encoded by the exons ATGAAGATGGAGGCAGCAGACAAAGTAGAAGAACTCATTGACCCAGAGGTTCCATCAAAACTCCCAGAAAAACAAGAAGCAGCTCTGTGTGAAGAGGGACCTGTAGAACTAGAAATGCATGCCCAGAAAGAGAGCGGAGCTGCTGTGGAAGATTCAACTGTGCTTGCTTCGATGCCATGCTTGCTGATGGAACTGAGACGAGACTCGTCAGAATCTCAGCTAGCATCAACAGAGAGTGACAAACCAACAGCTGGCCGTGTTTATGAGAGTGACTCTTCCAACCATTGCATGCTGTCCCCTTCTTCCAGTGGGCACTTGGCTGATTCAGACACTCTGTCTTCTGCAGAAGAGAATGAGCCCAGCCAAGCTGAAGCAACTATAGAAGGAGATGCTTCTGCAGTATCAGGGTCTACTGTTGGGAGGAAATCCAGGCGGTCAAGGTCGGAGAGTGAAACCTCAACAATGGCTGCCAAGAAAAACCGGCAGTCTAGTGATAAGCAGAATGGTCGTGTCGCTAAGGTCAAAGGTCATCGGAGCCAAAAGCACAAAGAGAGAATTCGGTTATTGAGGCAGAAACGGGAGGCGGCTGCCCGCAAGAAATACAACCTGCTGCAGGACAGCAGTACCAGTGATAGTGACCTGACCTGTGACTCAAGCACGAGTTCatcagatgatgatgaagaagttTCAGGGAGCAGCAAGACAATCACTGCAGAGATACCAG CTGGCTTCAGTCGTGCTGGGGGATCTGGAGGAGCGACCAGGGAAATTCCAGGATTGCTTGACAGGGGCACCGTATGGGATAGGAACTGCATAGGCAGTGTCCTGGAAGAGGCCATGAACTGCTTTGCCGAGATGCAGAGGCAGACAGAGGAGAAGTTTCGCATGTGGATAGAAAAGCTAACCCGCCTTGACACAGATGAAGAAAGCAAGCAGCAGCTGGAGCCCAGGGAACCTAAAGTACCATTAGCTGGCCAAAGAATCTCCCCAGCTACTCAGGCAGGGGTATTTGTGCAGGTGCCTGATAGCCAAGTGCTTCCACAGCCGCCCTTTAATTCTTATGTGAGCTGTCAAAATGCTGATACTGCAACTTTAAATAACAATTTCCCAGCTATCTTTCCTGAAAATGGGAATATCGCAGAACCCAACTTGAATCAATCACAGACTTAA